One genomic region from Quercus robur chromosome 4, dhQueRobu3.1, whole genome shotgun sequence encodes:
- the LOC126722531 gene encoding probable LRR receptor-like serine/threonine-protein kinase At3g47570, with product MEFMENGNLDEWLHPTPRINETLEEPRSLSLLQRLNIAIDVSNALDYLHHHCQTPIVHCDLKPSNILLDVKLIGYVGDFGLARVLSGAIQVSSHNQSISIGIRGTIGYTPPGKTSFSIEPSSEVQSLLFTILKLSSFTTGAQG from the exons ATGGAGTTCATGGAAAATGGCAACCTAGATGAGTGGCTACATCCAACTCCAAGAATAAATGAAACTCTTGAGGAACCAAGGAGTTTGAGTCTTCTTCAAAGATTGAATATTGCCATTGATGTTTCTAATGCATTGGattatcttcatcatcattgcCAAACTCCAATTGTTCATTGCGACCTCAAGCCTAGTAATATTCTTCTTGATGTTAAACTGATTGGATATGTAGGTGATTTTGGCCTAGCAAGAGTTCTTTCTGGTGCTATCCAAGTTTCTTCTCATAACCAATCAATCTCCATTGGGATAAGAGGAACAATTGGTTATACTCCTCCAG ggaaaACGTCATTTAGTATAGAGCCATCTTCTGAAGTCCAAAGCTTATTATTTACAATATTGAAATTATCTTCCTTCACTACAGGTGCACAAGGATGA